The proteins below are encoded in one region of Myxococcales bacterium:
- a CDS encoding zinc-ribbon domain-containing protein gives MKFLCNHCKAKYQISDDRVAGRTLRMKCRKCGHDIIIRGAFAPSSHPAPAKDNAKTAVPTPITKSASGSLLGKSFEKSVTSSSALAPEDLPLSEQWHAALDNKPQGPFSVDQIKAFFDQGKLTAESLVWRDGFSDWTALSKVPELRSWSAERLSSWPPIASSSSIAQSKSRAGSSSAKLPGGSSAPRSTFEVAAQAERSESQNEDLANIGFDSTVIDDSGLSLNLNIGEPTSDPEVAPPLGIAIPSEAVGEPTATAKIGHQENIDTETNRPSITELAKEFASKSAASIRPGIEAVSKGVHALRTGDKMGGKGLPLAALAVLVASAAFGVTLALVVASHWLNGNDGKAQAAEQTEANLPSKPSIKLAEVEPVDLAEPEVEVAPAEEESTEKKSDKKKNRSSSSSSGSSKAKSSSTDSKLNSKDQQLLDKYSQSEGSGPTGIKTSSSTKTTAKPLSSVQVRAVVSKNRSSLQRCYELAARSSGNNNTVRIDVRLTVSPTGSVSKATVNGPTVGNLKNCIMSSVRRWRFPISSESTEVPFPLVFQPGA, from the coding sequence ATGAAGTTTCTCTGTAACCACTGCAAAGCGAAATATCAGATAAGCGACGATAGAGTTGCAGGGCGCACGTTGCGCATGAAATGTCGCAAATGCGGACACGACATCATTATTCGTGGTGCGTTTGCTCCATCCAGCCACCCTGCTCCCGCAAAAGACAATGCAAAAACGGCAGTGCCCACGCCAATCACCAAGAGTGCATCGGGTTCTTTGCTCGGAAAAAGCTTTGAGAAAAGTGTGACTTCCTCTTCTGCTCTTGCCCCAGAGGATTTGCCTTTAAGCGAGCAATGGCATGCGGCATTGGATAACAAGCCACAAGGCCCGTTCAGTGTCGATCAAATCAAAGCATTTTTTGACCAAGGCAAACTCACCGCCGAATCACTTGTCTGGCGCGACGGCTTTAGCGACTGGACAGCTCTTTCCAAAGTCCCCGAGCTTCGGAGTTGGAGCGCCGAAAGACTTTCGTCATGGCCTCCCATTGCCTCAAGCAGCTCCATAGCCCAATCCAAATCCCGCGCGGGCTCATCCTCAGCTAAGCTTCCTGGTGGCTCAAGCGCACCACGCTCAACCTTCGAAGTAGCTGCTCAAGCCGAGCGCAGTGAGTCGCAGAATGAAGATCTCGCCAACATTGGCTTTGACTCCACCGTGATTGACGACTCCGGCTTGAGCCTTAACCTCAATATTGGAGAGCCCACTTCGGATCCCGAAGTCGCTCCGCCCTTGGGTATCGCAATTCCATCCGAAGCTGTGGGTGAGCCTACCGCCACAGCAAAAATCGGGCATCAGGAAAACATTGACACGGAGACGAACCGCCCGTCGATCACGGAGCTTGCCAAAGAGTTCGCAAGCAAAAGCGCTGCTTCAATTCGACCAGGCATTGAGGCTGTAAGCAAAGGCGTGCACGCGCTTCGCACTGGCGACAAAATGGGAGGCAAAGGCTTGCCCCTGGCGGCTTTGGCCGTACTTGTCGCCTCGGCAGCCTTTGGTGTCACGCTGGCTCTGGTCGTAGCAAGCCATTGGCTCAATGGAAACGATGGCAAAGCTCAAGCCGCTGAACAAACTGAAGCCAATCTTCCGAGCAAGCCCAGCATAAAACTTGCGGAGGTTGAACCGGTGGATCTTGCGGAGCCTGAAGTCGAAGTTGCTCCCGCTGAAGAAGAGTCCACGGAGAAAAAAAGCGATAAGAAGAAAAATCGCAGCTCAAGCTCATCCTCTGGTTCCAGCAAAGCAAAAAGCAGTTCCACGGACAGCAAACTTAACAGCAAAGATCAGCAACTCTTGGACAAGTATTCGCAATCAGAAGGCAGCGGCCCGACTGGTATAAAAACCTCATCATCAACAAAAACTACGGCAAAGCCCCTTAGCAGTGTTCAGGTGCGTGCCGTGGTTTCAAAGAACCGCTCGTCACTCCAACGCTGCTATGAACTTGCCGCGCGCTCCTCGGGCAACAACAACACCGTTCGGATTGATGTTCGCCTTACAGTCAGTCCGACGGGCTCGGTGAGCAAGGCAACCGTAAACGGCCCTACCGTTGGTAACCTTAAAAATTGCATTATGAGTTCTGTACGGCGTTGGCGCTTTCCAATTTCAAGCGAGAGCACCGAAGTGCCGTTTCCTTTGGTATTCCAGCCAGGAGCTTAG
- a CDS encoding nuclear transport factor 2 family protein gives MHRTTKHQTLALRLSLLLLLALPLAACGGSNIPNTTVDDNSKNREVLEFVELYRKAIEARDIAKLLSLASPSYLDDNGTPHGADDIDYEKLQEKLKSWKQSIIDVRYEIRYRNIQHRGDRVYVDYTYTGNFRLKKPDGESSWSRRLADNRLILDRSGDTFTIVSGM, from the coding sequence ATGCATCGTACGACGAAACACCAAACACTTGCCCTTAGACTAAGCTTACTGCTTTTGCTTGCTTTGCCCTTAGCCGCTTGCGGTGGAAGTAATATTCCCAACACCACCGTCGATGACAACTCCAAAAACCGAGAAGTATTGGAATTTGTCGAACTGTACCGCAAGGCCATCGAAGCACGTGATATCGCCAAGCTCCTTTCCCTCGCTTCACCGAGCTACCTCGATGACAATGGCACGCCACACGGAGCGGACGACATCGACTACGAAAAGCTTCAAGAAAAACTAAAATCTTGGAAGCAAAGCATTATCGATGTTCGATACGAAATCCGCTACCGCAACATTCAACATCGGGGTGATCGTGTGTATGTTGACTACACCTACACCGGGAATTTTCGCCTAAAAAAGCCAGACGGTGAAAGTAGCTGGTCAAGAAGACTTGCCGATAACCGATTAATTTTGGATCGAAGCGGTGACACCTTTACCATTGTCTCTGGGATGTAG